GGTAGTCTGTGCAGTTGGAGCAAGAAACCAGCTCCTTGTACTCAGACTGGAAGGGGAACCAGGCCTCCAGATCATacttcttggcagcggcgTTGTTGAGGGCGCCAGTGACAATTCCCACCACCTGGTAGGGGAGACCCAGAGACTTGTAGAACTCCTCAGAGTTGGCCATCATCTGATCAAAGTGGTCCCAGCTGTCATCAGGACCGCAGAGCACAAACTGCTCGACCTTCTCAAACTGGTGCACACGGAACACGCCCCAAGCATCGCGTCCGTGGCTGCCAGCCTCCTTTCGGAAGCAAGTGCTGTAGCCGCAGTATTTGATCGGGAGCTCAGTAGGCTGGATCCACTCGTCGGCGTGGAGGGCAGACAGGGGCTGCTCGCTGGTGGCGATCAGGTATCGATCCGAATCAGAGGGTGTAGGGCCCTCAGAGACACGGTAGAGCTCCTCGTCGAACTGGGAGAGCTGGGCGGTCTTGGCCATCTGTCCACGATCGAGCATGAAAGGGGGTTGGTTGGGAGTGTAGCCTACATCATGATCAGCACGATCCCCGACATATGCTCAGTGAGCTACCTACccttgttgaagaggaaAGTTGTGGCGTAGTTGATCAGAGCCAAGTTCCTATTCACGTCAGAATGTCGCCGCTTTCGCCTGCGCTGGGCCAACTCACAAGAACATGCCATAACCAGTCAAGCAGTAGCCTCGGTGGCCGACCAGCTTAACACCTCGAACAGGGTCATATCCTCCGATTCTCCAGAGCACCTCGTGGTGGGAAagagcagccttcttggactcCTCGAAGCCCTCGGGCTTCCAAGTTCGCtcgatggtgttgttgtcCTCGTTGTCGCTGACGTGCACGGAGTCGTGGACGTAGTTTCCgacgagcttggccttggccttgagctcggcgttcttggccagagcaagctcctcctggatcttcttcttctgtgTCAACTCCTCCTTCTGCTGGAGCAGCTCGGTCGCGTCCTCCTTGGCCCTCTTCTTGAGACCAATCTCCTTCTGAACACCGTTTATTTGGGTACCGATCTGCGTGACGCCGTATTGCGCTATAGACAGAGGTTAACAAACCTATCGGAGGAAAAGAACAACTTTCTTCTAGTGACTCACTTTTCCGAGCATCTTGCCAAAGGGCAATAacctcgtcgacgagctcGACAGGAGCATGTCGGCGACGCTGACTCTCCCGAATCTTCTCGGGGTTTCCGCCGCGCTCCTCGATGAAATCCTCAATGTCCAACATCTTGGTGGTTTGTAGTGGTACGATTCGCGCTCTCGGCTTAGTTGGGTCGGCGGTGGATTTTTTGTCGCTGGCGATAACCcaaggagggggaggggtaGTTTTGCCAGGTCACATGACTACGTGGAGGGGTCCTTCTCATTAAATCTCAGGAGAGCGCATCACGTGAGGTTGTCGCCAGCAAGCAAATTTGAGGGCTCGTCTCAAGAAGCGCGACTCATCATGCCCCAAACATGACTCTTTCGGTATCGAGTGTCGAGTCATTGGCCGAAGGCAGCTCGAAAACTCTGgcaaccatcatcaatcaGGTCCTGCCACCCATTGTAACAGTCATCTTCCTAACTGGACCAAAATGGATTGACTCTCGCCGTTGCGGATACCGTTTCCGGAGCCGTTAAAAGCGGCGCTCCTCCGGTAGTTCCCCCGTTCCATTACGTGACATGAGGAATAATATGAAGAGAGCCGTCGGGATGAGAGCTCAGTCGGAGCACGGTCCAAGCTTCACTCTGTGCTTCAGCCCGATCTTTGTTTGGTGCCTCCGTCCTCAGCGGCTTTGCGCCTCCGTCTGTTCCCGACCTCACTCTCGCACTGAGCATGGGCTCGAGGTGATGTATTTTCTCAGGTGCAGTGGGTTTGGCGGTGGAAATGAAGGCGCGACCAGCTTGAAGGGGGCACGGCCGTTACGTCCGGGGGAACGTTACACAAAGCTCCAGGGCGAGCCACACGGCATCCAAGAGCTGCTCGAGTCCAAGGGGCTAGGGGGGTGAACTGATCCAAAGTCAGGCTGGGGTTCAGGCAGCACTGAATGACCAGAACCAACCGAGTCGACATTCTAACGCCTCCTGTAACGGACGTCGCCCGCGCGACATTAACAGTAATGGGCCCACACCGGTACCGTCCAAGTTGACTGTCCGGCCTTGCAAGGAGATGGAATCAGGATGACCAGACTCGCGATTCTTATAACAGGCGGCGCTGATTTCTCCCGACCCTCTTTTGGCAAGCCTCAACACGCTGACACTGCTTCTCGGTCCACGAAAAGACACACAAAGCATTCGCGTTGACCCCCAAACATTACTTGGCGCGACCCGGGCATTGTCAGCGACCGGGGCCGGCTGGCAAGGACAATCTACCAGAGTGGGGCTTCGTCCGGGCGGATGCGGC
This Fusarium keratoplasticum isolate Fu6.1 chromosome 6, whole genome shotgun sequence DNA region includes the following protein-coding sequences:
- a CDS encoding Serine--tRNA ligase, whose translation is MLDIEDFIEERGGNPEKIRESQRRRHAPVELVDEVIALWQDARKTQYGVTQIGTQINGVQKEIGLKKRAKEDATELLQQKEELTQKKKIQEELALAKNAELKAKAKLVGNYVHDSVHVSDNEDNNTIERTWKPEGFEESKKAALSHHEVLWRIGGYDPVRGVKLVGHRGYCLTGYGMFLNLALINYATTFLFNKGYTPNQPPFMLDRGQMAKTAQLSQFDEELYRVSEGPTPSDSDRYLIATSEQPLSALHADEWIQPTELPIKYCGYSTCFRKEAGSHGRDAWGVFRVHQFEKVEQFVLCGPDDSWDHFDQMMANSEEFYKSLGLPYQVVGIVTGALNNAAAKKYDLEAWFPFQSEYKELVSCSNCTDYQTRELEIRHGSKKGKQIVGGGKKEYVHALNATLCATERTMCCILENYQTEEGLVVPEVLRKYIPGEPEFLPFVKEAPKDSEKTEKKDGKKEKALPVRENKA